The bacterium genome contains the following window.
GCGGCGGTGAAGCGCATCATTGGGCTGTCGGAGCGGGAACTGAATGATCGGTTTAAGGCCCTCAATAGCCACTATTTGTATGAAGCCTGTTTTGCTCGGCCCGGGGAAGGCCACGATAAAGGCGGTGTTGAAGGGCGAGGCAAGACGATCCGTTTGCAGCATTTAACACCGATTGTATCAGGGAAGACACTTGCCGAGATCTCCTCGGGATTGCAAAGGGACCTGGATAATGCCCATGGACAGGCCAAGAACCACGACGGGCGTTCTTATGGCGAACTGTTTGATCAGGAGCAATGGCAGATGCGGCCCTTGCCACCCCAGGCGTTCGATCCACGGCTTCCTCAACTGGTGTGCGTTAGCCGCAGTGCAACGGTCACCGTGATGGGGGCGGTTTATTCGACACCAACCACCTGGGCGCGATTGGATGCCATGGCGTATATTGGCGTGGAGGACATCCGTTTTATCTGCCGGGGGGAAGAACACATCCATCCATTGCAACCCAAGGGCGGCAAGTCTATCCGTTACCGGCATTATCTGCCGGAACTGGCCCGCAAGCCCCAAGCGGTGCGGCAAGTGGCCCCTGAACTTCTTGCGGAACTGGGCGAGCCTTTTAGCCAACTCTGGGACATGCTGGAGAAGACGCATGGCCAGCTCAAAGCGGCGCGCATTCTGGCCGGAGTGCTGGGGGCCATCAATGATCACGGAGAGACGGTGATCAGTCACGCCCTTGTAAAGGCCTTGGCTGAAGTACGTGGCCGGGGCGATAAAGAGTCCATGGCTGAAGGCGTTGTTCTCAAGGTATTGTCAGGCTGTTTGCCCACCCGCCCCGTATTGGAGGCGGAATGTGTACCTGCCGCCTTGCGGTTTTATCAAGTGCAGTCCGGTTGTGCGGCGGATTATGATCAGCTTTTAACGGGAGGTGGCCAATGAGTGATACCCCTCTACAGGCTGTGATCAATGCTCAGACACGCACCTTGAGACTACCCACGGTGGGACGTGAATACGAAGCCGCCGCCAGGCGCGCCCGCAATGATGGTTGG
Protein-coding sequences here:
- the istA gene encoding IS21 family transposase, whose protein sequence is MNQVHVIRHKHYSEGQSVRRIAREMGLNRRTVKKYLEESVPLRVEVAPRGRPVMGEIRQKIDGLLKEWAHRTTKKQRITSPRLHKELIAQGCAVGERTVRKYLAEKRRVAAEVYIPLVHRPGDEAQVDFFEVTVELNGVMTNVWKFLLRLMYSKRDLVWLYERCNQVSFFDGHVRAFTAIGGVPHRLIYDNLTAAVKRIIGLSERELNDRFKALNSHYLYEACFARPGEGHDKGGVEGRGKTIRLQHLTPIVSGKTLAEISSGLQRDLDNAHGQAKNHDGRSYGELFDQEQWQMRPLPPQAFDPRLPQLVCVSRSATVTVMGAVYSTPTTWARLDAMAYIGVEDIRFICRGEEHIHPLQPKGGKSIRYRHYLPELARKPQAVRQVAPELLAELGEPFSQLWDMLEKTHGQLKAARILAGVLGAINDHGETVISHALVKALAEVRGRGDKESMAEGVVLKVLSGCLPTRPVLEAECVPAALRFYQVQSGCAADYDQLLTGGGQ